One window from the genome of Echinicola vietnamensis DSM 17526 encodes:
- the purB gene encoding adenylosuccinate lyase produces the protein MNLNTLTAVSSVDGRYGSKTAPLRAYFSEFALIKYRVKVEVEYFIALCELPLPQLTGISKDIFPKLRAIVDDFSEEDAAAIKEIEKTTNHDVKAVEYFLKEAFDKLGLEAQKEFIHFGLTSQDINNTATPLMLKGGMERVMLPVLVEVISKLHSQVEEWKDISMLAKTHGQPASPTRLGKEFQVFVTRLENQLNLLQQVPYSAKFGGATGNMNAHKVAYPNQEWNAFANNFVQNHLGLERSFPTTQIEHYDNLAATFDGLKRINTILLDLSKDVWQYVSMNYFKQKIKAGEVGSSAMPHKVNPIDFENAEGNLGIANALLEHLAAKLPISRLQRDLTDSTVLRVIGVPLAHMLISFESLKKGLGKLELNKAAIDADLEDNWAVVAEAIQTILRREGYPKPYEALKDLTRTNTHITQESIQDFIETLNVSDDVKAELKGITPFNYTGI, from the coding sequence TCTGAATTTGCCCTTATCAAATACCGGGTAAAGGTGGAAGTGGAATATTTCATTGCCCTGTGTGAACTTCCCTTACCTCAGCTCACCGGCATCTCGAAAGATATTTTCCCAAAGCTACGGGCGATCGTTGACGACTTTTCGGAAGAAGATGCAGCGGCCATCAAAGAAATCGAAAAGACCACTAACCACGATGTAAAAGCGGTCGAATATTTCCTTAAAGAGGCTTTTGACAAACTGGGGCTGGAAGCACAAAAAGAATTCATCCATTTTGGCTTGACATCTCAGGACATCAACAATACCGCGACGCCCCTCATGCTGAAAGGAGGAATGGAACGTGTGATGCTACCGGTGTTGGTAGAAGTCATTTCCAAACTCCACAGCCAAGTAGAAGAGTGGAAGGACATTTCCATGCTGGCCAAAACCCATGGCCAACCTGCTTCTCCCACACGATTGGGAAAGGAATTCCAAGTTTTTGTCACGCGGTTGGAGAACCAGCTGAACCTGCTGCAGCAAGTCCCTTACTCGGCCAAATTCGGTGGTGCCACAGGCAATATGAATGCCCATAAGGTGGCCTATCCCAACCAAGAATGGAATGCTTTTGCCAACAACTTTGTGCAAAATCACCTTGGCTTGGAGCGAAGCTTTCCTACCACCCAAATCGAACATTACGATAACCTGGCGGCCACATTTGATGGGCTGAAACGCATCAATACCATCCTGCTGGACCTTTCCAAGGACGTTTGGCAATACGTCAGCATGAATTACTTCAAGCAAAAAATCAAAGCGGGGGAAGTCGGCTCTTCTGCCATGCCACACAAGGTCAACCCCATCGACTTTGAAAATGCTGAAGGCAACCTTGGCATTGCCAATGCCCTATTGGAGCACTTGGCCGCCAAACTTCCCATTAGCCGTCTGCAACGTGACCTGACGGACAGCACGGTTTTGCGGGTAATCGGAGTGCCTTTGGCCCATATGCTGATTTCCTTCGAATCCCTCAAAAAAGGCTTGGGCAAACTTGAACTTAACAAAGCTGCCATCGATGCGGATTTAGAGGACAATTGGGCCGTAGTGGCAGAAGCCATTCAAACCATCCTTAGAAGAGAAGGATACCCCAAACCTTATGAAGCGCTCAAGGATCTCACCCGTACCAACACGCACATTACCCAAGAATCCATTCAGGATTTTATTGAGACCTTGAATGTTTCTGATGATGTTAAAGCAGAATTGAAGGGCATTACACCTTTTAACTATACTGGTATTTAA
- the ctlX gene encoding citrulline utilization hydrolase CtlX: MCAQTTSTILMVRPAAFGFNPETALDNSYQQEDARSTAEIQQVAEQEFDDVVALLRKKGVRVIVAQDSPLPVKPDAVFPNNWFSTHEDGRLLWYPMLSPVRRKERRKDLVDILGVEGFRVDELVDFTFFEDAQQFLESTGSMVLDREHKIAYACLSERTHPEPLHYFERLMDYQVVSFRAVHSSSKIPVYHTNVMMHVGSQLAVVCLDSIVGKSVKQWVKESLEGSGKKVVPITIPQKFAFAGNMLEVDGENGKKITVMSETAYQSLKQGQRQVIEKYTEVVVAKIPTIEKVGGGGVRCMMAEIFLPKQTGQHP; encoded by the coding sequence ATGTGTGCACAAACTACTTCTACCATCCTAATGGTCCGTCCGGCAGCTTTTGGCTTTAATCCGGAAACGGCCCTAGACAATAGTTACCAGCAAGAGGATGCCAGGAGCACAGCTGAAATCCAACAGGTGGCTGAACAAGAATTTGACGATGTTGTGGCCTTGCTCCGAAAGAAGGGCGTTCGCGTAATTGTCGCTCAGGACAGCCCCCTTCCCGTAAAACCTGATGCGGTTTTTCCGAATAATTGGTTCAGCACGCACGAAGATGGCAGATTGTTATGGTATCCGATGCTTTCCCCGGTGAGAAGGAAGGAAAGGAGAAAAGACCTGGTAGACATATTGGGCGTCGAAGGTTTTAGGGTCGATGAACTTGTAGATTTTACTTTTTTTGAGGATGCGCAGCAGTTTTTGGAAAGTACCGGCAGTATGGTGCTGGACAGGGAGCATAAAATCGCGTATGCTTGTCTTTCTGAACGCACCCATCCGGAGCCGCTTCACTATTTTGAGCGGTTAATGGACTATCAGGTGGTAAGTTTTCGTGCGGTCCATTCCTCTTCTAAAATCCCCGTTTACCATACGAATGTCATGATGCATGTTGGCAGCCAGCTTGCGGTGGTCTGTCTGGACAGCATTGTGGGTAAATCTGTCAAGCAATGGGTAAAGGAGTCCTTGGAAGGTTCGGGGAAAAAGGTGGTGCCCATCACCATTCCCCAGAAATTTGCCTTTGCCGGCAATATGTTGGAGGTGGACGGTGAAAACGGGAAAAAAATCACCGTGATGTCCGAAACAGCATATCAAAGCCTTAAGCAAGGCCAGCGGCAGGTGATCGAGAAGTATACAGAGGTGGTTGTTGCTAAAATTCCTACCATTGAAAAGGTCGGGGGAGGAGGCGTTAGGTGTATGATGGCAGAGATTTTTTTACCAAAACAAACGGGGCAGCACCCTTAA